Proteins from a single region of Theobroma cacao cultivar B97-61/B2 chromosome 10, Criollo_cocoa_genome_V2, whole genome shotgun sequence:
- the LOC18586482 gene encoding ATP-dependent RNA helicase DEAH13, translated as MVSRNLKLQKRLSASVLKCGKGKVRLDPDEVNEISMANSRLSELPVELMTRQDSWSLEGNDSNALMLSTKRSKKRKGNNQELEKAKEKQHPKLSKSQIRKLKKLEEEKEKALLLSKSIETLEKYKISEDAYSLLQSSKTIGLAETMREKRRRVVQFSKAGIEPPYVDKSSKGRGGNNSSSSSEPEPEPELEEINSRKLSTDGQPLIIEREVARNALGPLASSQEPVFGKDLDPSCSSVDTLPTKEVSLKENSTPLEEDIKNCIAKLSTDGGRESSMSKGLLSAPTVVHVSRPDEVENKRKDLPIVMMEQEIMEAINENSTVIICGETGCGKTTQVPQFLYEAGFGSSQSTLRSGIIGVTQPRRVAVLATAKRVAFELGLRLGKEVGFQVRHDKKIGDRCSIKFMTDGILLREVQNDVLLKRYSAIILDEAHERSLNTDILIGMLSRVIRLRQDLYEKQQRMMLSGQSVSPENLILPLNLVLMSATLRVEDFISGRKLFHVPPPVIEVPTRQYPVTVHFSKRTELVDYIGQAFKKVMSIHKRLPQGGILVFVTGQREVEYLCQKLCKASRDVIASISEGDKSTDTSAPSQIDLVEGINMKDISEAFEIHGDSTHQQTDRFSSYDEDQYDYEEDDSDASYDSEMESELEIFGEERNTLEQKSMDNVDNLVDAFGGNGSLASLKAAFDALAGKNGLDANPEGGETVSINPENSLEQPPAPIEKIREGNRSLNAGILRVLPLYAMLPAAAQLRVFEEVKDGERLVVVATNVAETSLTIPGIKYVVDTGREKVKNYNPTNGMETYEVLWISKASAAQRAGRAGRTGPGHCYRLYSSAVFNNIFPDFSCAEISKIPVDGVVLLMKSMGIDKVANFPFPTSPGPTALVEADRCLKALEALDRNGRLTSLGKAMAHYPMSPRHSRMLLTVIQIMRRVKSYARANLVLAYAVAAAAVLSLTNPFVMEYEGSYSQTDESKQNDGTGPLDGEKVLKKKEKSQKKKLREMARMSHAKFSNPSSDTLTVAYALQCFELSKSQVEFCIENRLHLKTMEEMSKLRKQLLQLVFNQNVHNDVEQDFLWTHGTMEDIEHSWRISSSKNPLLLNEEELLGQAICAGWADRVAKRIRGVSRSSEGDRKVNTARYQACLVKETVFLHRSSSLSNSAPEFLVYSELLHTKRPYMHGVTSVKSDWLVNYAKSYCTFSAPLADPKPYYDPQTDEVYCWVVPTFGPHLWQLPLHSLWISNDAHRVTVFAFALLEGQVLPCLRSVKQFMSASPDIILKPESYGQRRVGNLLHKLKAQSINSCAQLRQTWEENSRELHLEILDWFQESFHKQFAKLWSEMLSEVLLEPQERFPKRVKRDKRKK; from the exons ATGGTTTCGCGAAACCTTAAGCTCCAGAAACGGCTCTCTGCGAGCGTTCTAAAgtgtggaaaaggaaaagttcGGCTCGATCCAGATGAGGTCAACGAAATCTCCATGGCCAACTCCC GCTTATCTGAGCTGCCTGTAGAGTTAATGACCAGACAAGATTCATGGAG TTTGGAAGGCAATGATAGTAATGCTTTAATGTTGTCTacaaaaagaagcaaaaaaaggaaagggaaTAACCAG GAGCTTGAAAAGGCCAAAGAGAAACAACACCCCAAATTGAGTAAATCTCAAATAAGAAAGTTGAAGAAGTTGGAG GAGGAGAAAGAGAAGGCGCTTTTGCTATCAAAGAGCATTGAGACCTTGGA GAAATACAAGATTTCGGAAGATGCATATTCTTTACTGCAGTCTTCAAAAACTATTGGTTTG GCTGAAACAATGCGGGAAAAACGTAGGAGAGTTGTTCAGTTTTCGAAAGCAGGTATAGAACCTCCATATGTTGACAAATCTTCTAAGGGGAGAGGGGGTAATAattcatcatcttcttctgAACCTGAGCCTGAACCTGAATTGGAGGAAATCAACTCAAGGAAGTTGTCCACTGATGGGCAGCCATTGATAATAGAAAGAGAAGTTGCAAGAAATGCACTTGGTCCTTTGGCATCTTCTCAAGAGCCAGTTTTTGGTAAGGACCTAGACCCAAGCTGTAGTTCTGTTGATACCTTACCAACTAAGGAGGTTTCCCTCAAGGAAAACAGCACACCTTTAGAAGAAGATATTAAAAACTGCATTGCTAAGTTGTCCACTGATGGTGGGAGAGAAAGCTCTATGTCAAAG GGACTTCTTTCTGCCCCAACCGTAGTGCATGTATCTAGGCCAGATGAGGttgaaaacaaaaggaaggaCCTTCCAATAGTCATGATGGAACAGGAAATAATGGAAGctataaatgaaaattctaCTGTTATTATTTGTGGAGAGACTGGATGTGGTAAAACCACACAAGTTCCTCAG TTTCTTTATGAAGCCGGCTTTGGTTCAAGCCAGTCTACTCTTCGAAGCGGTATCATTGGTGTTACTCAACCCCGTCGTGTAGCAGTCCTTGCTACTGCTAAGCGAGTTGCTTTTGAACTTGGTCTTCGTCTTGGTAAAGAAGTTGGGTTTCAAGTTAGGCATGACAAGAAGATTGGGGACAGGTGCTCTATCAAGTTTATGACTGATGGAATTTTACTTCGAGAAGTTCAG AATGATGTTCTACTAAAGCGCTACTCCGCCATAATTCTGGATGAGGCTCATGAGAGGAGCTTGAACACAGACATACTTATTGGAATGCTTTCTCGTGTAATTCGACTTCGTCAG GATTTGTATGAGAAGCAACAGCGTATGATGCTTTCAGGACAAAGTGTAAGCCCTGAAAACTTGATACTTCCGTTAAATCTTGTTTTGATGAGTGCTACACTGCGAGTGGAAGACTTCATTTCTGGGAGAAAGTTATTTCATGTTCCTCCTCCTGTTATTGAAGTTCCAACTAGACAATATCCAGTGACGGTACATTTCTCAAAGAGAACAGAGCTTGTGGATTACATTGGTCAAGCCTTCAAAAAGGTCATGTCAATTCATAAGAGGCTGCCACAAGGTGGCATACTTGTTTTTGTCACTGGACAGAGAGAAGTGGAATACTTGTGCCAAAAGTTATGTAAGGCTTCTAGGGATGTGATCGCTAGTATTTCTGAAGGGGACAAAAGTACTGACACTAGTGCTCCCTCTCAAATCGATTTGGTTGAGGGCATTAATATGAAGGATATCAGTGAAGCATTTGAGATTCACGGAGACTCAACCCACCAGCAGACTGACAGGTTTAGCTCGTACGATGAAGATCAGTATGATTATGAGGAGGATGATTCCGATGCTTCTTATGATTCAGAGATGGAGAGTGAGCTGGAAATTTTCGGTGAGGAAAGGAACACATTAGAACAAAAATCCATGGATAATGTCGATAACTTGGTTGATGCGTTTGGAGGGAATGGAAGCCTTGCTTCTCTTAAGGCTGCTTTTGATGCTTTGGCTGGGAAAAATGGTTTGGATGCTAATCCTGAGGGAGGAGAGACTGTCTCTATTAATCCAGAGAACAGCTTAGAGCAACCACCTGCGCCCATTGAAAAAATTAGAGAAGGTAATAGAAGTCTCAATGCTGGTATACTACGAGTTCTGCCTCTTTATGCCATGCTACCTGCTGCAGCACAGCTTCGTGTATTTGAAGAGGTTAAGGATGGAGAGCGGCTTGTTGTTGTTGCTACCAATGTGGCTGAAACCTCTTTAACTATCCCAGGAATAAAGTATGTGGTTGACACTGGGAGAGAAAAGGTCAAGAACTATAATCCCACCAATGGTATGGAAACCTATGAAGTACTATGGATTAGTAAAGCATCTGCTGCTCAACGAGCAGGAAGAGCTGGAAGAACTGGGCCTGGCCATTGCTATCGTCTCTATTCATCTGCAGTCTTTAACAACATATTTCCTGATTTCTCTTGCGCTGAAATATCTAAAATACCTGTTGATGGTGTTGTTCTTCTTatgaaatccatgggcattGATAAG GTGGCAAATTTCCCATTCCCAACTTCTCCAGGGCCCACTGCCCTGGTTGAAGCAGACCGTTGCTTGAAAGCCCTTGAAGCACTTGATAGGAATGGAAGGTTGACATCTCTGGGGAAAGCCATGGCTCATTACCCTATGAGTCCTCGCCACTCAAGGATGCTCCTTACTGTTATCCAGATTATGAGAAGGGTGAAAAGCTATGCTCGAGCAAATCTGGTTCTTGCGTATGCAGTGGCAGCAGCTGCAGTTTTGAGCTTGACAAATCCATTTGTTATGGAATATGAAGGGAGCTACAGTCAAACTGATGAGTCGAAGCAGAATGATGGAACTGGTCCCTTAGATGGTGAgaaagttttgaagaaaaaggaaaaatcacagaaaaagaaactaaGAGAAATGGCCAGAATGTCACATGCTAAATTTTCTAATCCTAGCAGTGATACTCTGACAGTGGCTTATGCATTACAGTGTTTTGAGCTTTCAAAAAGCCAAGTAGAATTCTGCATTGAAAACAGATTACATCTGAAAACCATGGAAGAAATGTCCAAGCTAAGGAAGCAGCTTCTTCAGTTggtttttaatcaaaatgttcATAATGATGTTGAACAGGATTTTTTATGGACTCATGGAACTATGGAAGATATAGAACACTCTTGGAGGATCTCCTCCAGTAAGAACCCACTTTTACTGAATGAGGAAGAACTCTTAGGCCAAGCTATCTGTGCTGGGTGGGCTGATAGGGTTGCCAAACGCATTAGAGGAGTTTCAAGGTCCTCTGAAGGAGATAGAAAGGTAAACACAGCTCGGTATCAAGCATGCTTGGTCAAAGAAACCGTCTTTCTCCATCGTTCTTCATCTCTTTCAAATTCTGCTCCTGAGTTCTTGGTGTACAGTGAACTATTACATACAAAACGGCCATACATGCACGGGGTGACAAGTGTGAAATCAGATTGGCTTGTTAATTATGCCAAGTCGTATTGCACTTTTTCTGCTCCTCTTGCTGATCCTAAACCTTATTATGATCCTCAAACAGATGAAGTATATTGTTGGGTAGTACCCACTTTTGGGCCTCACCTATGGCAACTTCCATTGCATAGTTTGTGGATCAGTAATGACGCACATCGTGTGACAGTATTTGCATTTGCTTTGCTTGAAGGCCAAGTATTGCCATGCTTAAGGTCTGTTAAGCAATTCATGTCAGCCTCTCCTGATATCATCTTAAAGCCAGAATCATATGGTCAAAGACGAGTTGGAAATCTTTTACATAAGTTAAAGGCCCAGTCAATCAACAGTTGTGCTCAGTTAAGACAGACATGGGAGGAAAATTCCAGGGAATTGCATTTAGAAATTCTTGACTGGTTTCAAGAAAGTTTCCACAAACAATTTGCAAAGCTTTGGTCAGAGATGCTCTCTGAAGTCCTTCTAGAGCCTCAAGAACGTTTCCCCAAAAGAGTGAAGAGggataaaaggaaaaaataa